One window of the Catenulispora sp. MAP5-51 genome contains the following:
- a CDS encoding DUF2510 domain-containing protein, with translation MTTEGQGPGPLPPGWYADPSGAPQVRFWTGTAWTERTRPDVQSWVHGPRLVDVPGVFAYGRDPAAAAAVRVSRESRQRALRYLLYAPLAGVVLAVPASIILTTIGLSGALLWLVYLAAVLGACGWAGGWVPVGRVLWEQHGDRVRALVGAAKKRKAPPPPKPDMWTDLRQAGHVAAASRLDSAADHGELTDVDYVRVVRVIRQARGDQDRLAAVAAEIEDAGPHAWLHPSGQRDLPARLGEHDLMTGQVRLGVASVSAKNPATHAGQTFALDAEVLRTSLLVIGPTGSGKTRSFARPIVELLGLQTLTNMASVVVIDPHGDYALPGFFDVDIDPLDPDSEWGFDLYGGARNPAEAADRLAGALLPPGVEPEADAAAHNGLDAALSWFREREGRYPTLKELIAELTEGGPRLLVERLRLLDRPALVELFDGRGGRKFSMRQIDKPVRVRIALPEGAYPQAARILARLAVSQFVQTVSAPDVDRSIFKGLIVDDAGRFVDEYVVQGLQRARAANAGLILLAQSMREFPEDLRATVFANTGCKAVFAGIDPQDATYIADFWGKQWVAETTVTTGQENTTRSGTITGPPERSRSVKSMGRNAKRPGQLLALTGGSSVAQQRSVSTKPVERYVWSPSEIINEIPTGHALVSLATAEGFRTPPVLVDLRG, from the coding sequence GTGACGACTGAAGGCCAGGGCCCCGGCCCGCTGCCGCCCGGCTGGTACGCCGACCCCTCCGGGGCCCCGCAGGTGCGCTTCTGGACCGGGACCGCATGGACCGAGCGCACCCGGCCCGACGTGCAGTCCTGGGTGCACGGCCCGCGCCTGGTGGACGTGCCGGGGGTGTTCGCCTACGGGCGCGACCCGGCGGCCGCCGCCGCGGTCCGGGTCAGCCGCGAGTCCCGGCAACGGGCCCTGCGATACCTCCTGTACGCACCGCTGGCCGGGGTGGTGCTGGCGGTGCCGGCGTCGATCATCCTCACCACCATCGGCCTGAGCGGCGCGCTGCTGTGGCTGGTGTACCTCGCCGCGGTGCTGGGCGCCTGCGGCTGGGCCGGGGGCTGGGTGCCGGTGGGCCGGGTGCTGTGGGAGCAGCACGGCGACCGCGTGCGGGCCCTGGTGGGCGCGGCCAAGAAGCGCAAGGCCCCGCCGCCGCCCAAGCCGGACATGTGGACGGACCTGCGCCAGGCCGGGCATGTCGCGGCGGCCAGCCGGCTGGACTCGGCCGCCGACCACGGCGAGCTCACCGACGTCGACTACGTCCGCGTGGTCCGGGTGATCCGGCAGGCCCGCGGTGACCAGGACCGGCTGGCCGCGGTGGCCGCCGAGATCGAGGACGCCGGGCCGCACGCCTGGCTGCACCCCTCCGGGCAGCGCGACCTGCCGGCCCGGCTCGGCGAGCACGACCTGATGACCGGCCAGGTGCGCCTGGGCGTGGCCTCGGTCTCGGCGAAGAACCCGGCGACCCACGCCGGCCAGACCTTCGCCCTGGACGCCGAGGTCCTGCGCACCTCGCTGCTGGTGATAGGGCCCACCGGCAGCGGCAAGACCCGCAGCTTCGCCCGGCCCATCGTGGAACTGCTGGGCCTGCAGACGCTGACCAACATGGCCTCGGTCGTGGTCATCGACCCGCACGGGGACTACGCGCTGCCCGGCTTCTTCGACGTGGACATCGACCCGCTGGACCCGGACTCGGAGTGGGGCTTCGACCTCTACGGCGGCGCGCGCAACCCGGCCGAGGCCGCCGACCGGCTCGCCGGCGCGCTGCTGCCGCCGGGTGTGGAGCCGGAGGCCGACGCGGCCGCGCACAACGGCCTGGACGCCGCGCTGAGCTGGTTCCGCGAGCGCGAGGGCCGCTACCCGACGCTCAAGGAGCTGATCGCCGAGCTCACCGAGGGTGGCCCGCGGCTGCTGGTGGAGCGGCTGCGGCTGCTGGACCGGCCGGCGCTGGTCGAGCTGTTCGACGGCAGGGGCGGCCGGAAGTTCTCGATGCGGCAGATCGACAAGCCCGTGCGGGTCCGCATCGCGCTGCCGGAGGGCGCCTACCCGCAGGCCGCGAGGATACTGGCGCGCCTGGCGGTCTCGCAGTTCGTACAGACCGTGTCCGCGCCGGACGTCGACCGGTCGATCTTCAAGGGCCTGATCGTCGACGACGCCGGCCGCTTCGTGGACGAGTACGTGGTCCAGGGCCTGCAACGGGCTCGCGCGGCCAACGCCGGGCTGATCCTGCTGGCCCAGTCCATGCGCGAGTTCCCCGAGGACCTGCGGGCCACGGTCTTCGCCAACACCGGCTGCAAGGCGGTGTTCGCGGGCATCGACCCGCAGGACGCCACCTACATCGCCGATTTCTGGGGAAAGCAGTGGGTCGCCGAGACCACGGTGACCACCGGCCAGGAGAACACCACCCGCTCCGGCACCATCACCGGTCCGCCGGAGCGCTCCCGCAGCGTGAAGTCGATGGGCCGCAACGCCAAGCGCCCCGGCCAGCTGCTGGCGCTGACCGGGGGCTCGTCGGTGGCGCAGCAGCGCTCGGTGTCGACCAAGCCGGTGGAGCGCTACGTCTGGTCGCCCTCGGAGATCATCAACGAGATCCCGACCGGCCACGCGCTGGTGTCGCTGGCCACGGCCGAGGGGTTCCGGACCCCGCCGGTGCTGGTGGACCTGCGGGGATAG
- a CDS encoding G1 family glutamic endopeptidase, producing MSSPRRRTAAAVALSGAISAALLATPAAPAVVVDGTALAVVHGFRDSTSANWSGYAATGGGYSSVSAGWTEPAVTCRSQTSYASFWIGLDGDGSNSVEQIGTESDCSGGRAVYSTWYEMYPNGPVDLSSPISPGDAMQTSVTSGGSGHFTLVLADRTKGWTRTVQAQLNNPALASAEVIAEAPSDAGGVLPLSDFGTVAFNGASANGTPLGSFRPDPITMANGGTTKAAPGPLSAAGDFTVTWRSG from the coding sequence ATGTCTTCTCCCCGCCGCCGGACCGCGGCCGCCGTAGCGCTGTCCGGCGCAATATCGGCTGCCCTGCTCGCCACCCCGGCAGCGCCCGCGGTCGTCGTGGACGGAACCGCCCTGGCGGTCGTCCACGGTTTCCGCGACAGCACCTCCGCGAACTGGTCCGGGTACGCCGCCACCGGCGGGGGCTACAGCTCGGTCAGCGCCGGCTGGACCGAGCCGGCCGTCACCTGCCGGTCGCAGACCTCGTACGCCTCGTTCTGGATCGGCCTGGACGGCGACGGCAGCAACTCGGTCGAGCAGATCGGCACCGAGTCCGACTGCTCCGGCGGCCGCGCGGTGTACTCGACGTGGTACGAGATGTACCCCAACGGCCCGGTGGACCTGTCGAGCCCGATCTCCCCCGGCGACGCCATGCAGACCTCGGTCACCTCCGGCGGGTCGGGGCACTTCACCCTGGTCCTGGCCGACCGGACCAAGGGCTGGACCCGTACCGTCCAGGCGCAGCTGAACAACCCGGCGCTGGCCTCGGCCGAGGTCATCGCCGAGGCGCCATCCGACGCCGGCGGCGTGCTGCCGCTGTCCGACTTCGGGACGGTGGCCTTCAACGGCGCCAGCGCGAACGGCACCCCGCTCGGGTCGTTCCGGCCGGACCCGATCACCATGGCGAACGGCGGGACCACCAAGGCGGCGCCCGGCCCGCTCTCAGCGGCCGGGGACTTCACCGTCACCTGGCGCTCCGGCTGA
- a CDS encoding TetR/AcrR family transcriptional regulator codes for MAKPAAPNETPGVPTPPWERATRKAKAPARTPLSQEAIVDAALRILETEGYDALSMRHVAAELGTGAASLYAHVANKDELLKLCIDRVFGDADFAEPDPDHWVDQLREMMRTTRRILQAHPGLARAMLGRVPMGPNGMRLIEGFMGVLRAGDLPDKVAAWAGDVVSLYVVASVFEDDIRYSIHGEASEQDMENWADEMKTYLKALPVAVFPNLVALADPLFETGGPDGRFEFGLDLMLRGLATHSRRASGPETAK; via the coding sequence ATGGCCAAGCCGGCAGCACCGAACGAGACTCCGGGCGTCCCGACGCCCCCGTGGGAGCGCGCGACACGCAAGGCCAAGGCGCCCGCGCGCACGCCGCTGAGCCAGGAGGCCATCGTCGACGCGGCCCTGCGGATCCTGGAGACCGAGGGCTACGACGCGCTGTCCATGCGCCACGTCGCCGCGGAGCTGGGCACGGGCGCCGCGTCCCTGTACGCGCACGTCGCCAACAAGGACGAGCTGCTGAAGCTGTGCATCGACCGGGTGTTCGGCGACGCGGACTTCGCCGAGCCCGACCCGGACCACTGGGTGGACCAGCTCCGCGAAATGATGCGCACGACCCGCCGTATCCTTCAGGCCCACCCCGGCCTGGCCCGCGCCATGCTCGGCCGAGTGCCGATGGGCCCGAACGGGATGCGGCTGATCGAGGGCTTCATGGGCGTGCTGCGGGCCGGCGACCTGCCGGACAAGGTGGCCGCCTGGGCCGGCGACGTGGTCTCGCTGTACGTGGTGGCGAGCGTCTTCGAGGACGACATCCGCTACTCGATCCACGGCGAGGCCTCCGAGCAGGACATGGAGAACTGGGCCGATGAGATGAAGACCTATCTCAAGGCCCTGCCGGTCGCGGTCTTCCCGAACCTGGTGGCGCTGGCCGACCCGCTGTTCGAGACCGGCGGCCCGGACGGCCGGTTCGAGTTCGGGCTGGACCTGATGCTGCGCGGCCTGGCCACGCACTCGCGGCGGGCATCCGGCCCGGAGACGGCGAAGTAA
- a CDS encoding DHA2 family efflux MFS transporter permease subunit, which yields MTSTIDTSNHTVDQPEGPPPDAGREQAQSPAKSKLGKAVILALFAIIGADIMDLLDTTIMNIASPVLRTDLGASTSALQWIVAGYTLAFAVMLTTGGRLGDVFGRKRMFMVGITGFMVGSTLCSLAQSSGELIGARILQGAFAAVMIPQGLGMLRAMVPADKMNSVFGIFGPMMGLAATFGPILGGWLVGADLFGLSWRAIFLVNIPVGIIALTFGARVLPHDDHAQGGTKPKLDIIGMLLATAGVMLLVYPLVQGRESGWPAWMFAMMAASVPTFGVFALHQRRRNAAGRDPFVVPTVFRKRSFVSGIAVLFSFSAAMSGVFFVYTLFMQIGLHFTALHAGLTMLPWSIGTIASMGASQALMPKIGPRRTLQTGMLVMSLGTVISALLVHSYGATTTSVTLIAPLLVSGMGMGLIFGPIFGSVLGDLDDAEVGSASGLLNAMQQLAGAFGIAALGTVFFDKAGSLMTSVPTAAVLVFAISAAILVVAWAVAFSMSKHTQEAEGH from the coding sequence ATGACCAGCACCATCGACACCTCGAACCACACCGTCGACCAGCCCGAGGGCCCACCGCCCGACGCAGGCCGAGAACAGGCGCAAAGTCCGGCCAAGTCCAAGCTCGGCAAGGCCGTGATCCTGGCGCTGTTCGCGATCATCGGCGCCGACATCATGGACCTGCTCGACACCACGATCATGAACATCGCCAGCCCGGTCCTGCGCACCGACCTCGGTGCCTCGACCTCGGCGCTGCAGTGGATCGTCGCCGGCTACACCCTGGCCTTCGCGGTCATGCTGACCACCGGCGGCCGGCTCGGCGACGTCTTCGGCCGCAAGCGGATGTTCATGGTCGGCATCACCGGCTTCATGGTCGGCTCGACCCTGTGCTCGCTGGCTCAGTCCTCGGGCGAGCTGATCGGCGCGCGCATCCTGCAGGGCGCCTTCGCCGCGGTGATGATCCCGCAGGGCCTGGGCATGCTGCGGGCGATGGTGCCGGCGGACAAGATGAACTCCGTCTTCGGCATCTTCGGCCCGATGATGGGCCTGGCCGCGACCTTCGGCCCGATCCTGGGCGGCTGGCTGGTCGGCGCCGACCTGTTCGGGCTGAGCTGGCGGGCGATCTTCCTGGTCAACATCCCGGTCGGGATCATCGCGCTGACCTTCGGCGCCAGGGTGCTGCCGCACGACGACCACGCTCAGGGCGGGACCAAGCCCAAGCTGGACATCATCGGCATGCTGCTGGCCACCGCCGGTGTCATGCTGCTGGTCTACCCGCTGGTCCAGGGCCGCGAGTCCGGCTGGCCGGCGTGGATGTTCGCCATGATGGCCGCCTCCGTCCCGACGTTCGGCGTCTTCGCCCTGCACCAGCGGCGCCGCAACGCCGCCGGCCGCGACCCGTTCGTGGTGCCGACCGTCTTCCGCAAGCGCTCGTTCGTCAGCGGCATCGCGGTGCTGTTCTCCTTCTCGGCGGCGATGAGCGGCGTGTTCTTCGTCTACACCCTGTTCATGCAGATCGGCCTGCACTTCACCGCGCTGCACGCCGGCCTGACGATGCTGCCCTGGTCCATCGGCACCATCGCCTCCATGGGCGCCTCCCAGGCGCTGATGCCCAAGATCGGCCCGCGCCGCACGCTGCAGACCGGCATGCTGGTGATGTCCCTCGGCACGGTGATCTCCGCGCTGCTGGTGCACAGCTACGGCGCTACCACGACCAGCGTCACGCTGATCGCCCCGCTGCTGGTCTCCGGCATGGGCATGGGCCTGATCTTCGGCCCGATCTTCGGCAGCGTCCTGGGCGACCTGGACGACGCCGAGGTCGGCTCGGCCTCCGGCCTGCTCAACGCGATGCAGCAGCTGGCCGGCGCCTTCGGGATCGCCGCGCTGGGCACGGTGTTCTTCGACAAGGCGGGCTCGCTGATGACCAGCGTCCCGACCGCCGCGGTCCTGGTGTTCGCGATCAGCGCCGCCATCCTGGTGGTCGCCTGGGCCGTCGCGTTCTCGATGTCGAAGCACACGCAGGAGGCTGAGGGGCACTAA